AGATTCTGGACGGCGAGGACGCTGATGGTGAACGCGAAGACGACGCCGGCGACGCCGACGGCGGCCCAGAACGGCTGCTCGACGGGCCGGCGCGCGCTCCCCTTGTTGAGGAACGGCACGATGGCGATGAAGCCGACGATGACGACGTTGGCGAGCACGCCGTACGTCCGGTCCGCCATCAGTTTCTGGCCGTCCAGAACCGCCAGTTCGGGGTTGAGCGGGCCGAGCTTTAGCAGGCCGAACGACCAGTAGAGATACCAGTCGGGCAGGATGATTACGGGGGTCGTACTCGGGTTCGCCGGTGCGCCGATGTGCGGCGGCAGCGTCGCCGAGAGGAACAGCACCATCCCGGTGAAGAAACTCACGATGGAGAGGTTCCGGACGGTTTCGTGCGGCCACGTCGGGAACGCGAGCACGTCGCGTTCCACGTAGTCCGACTCCCCCCTGAGCGTCTGGTCCTCGTACCGCGAGCGCTCGAAGTACTCGTAGGTGAGTCGCGAGAGGCCCACGGTGCGCGCCTTGCGCTCGCGCCACGTCGGCGTCTCGTCGTCCGGTGCGACGATGCCGCCGCCGTCGCCGCGGAGCGCCGCGGAATCGGCCCGCCGCCCGTCTCCGCTCGTCGTCTCGTCACCTCCACCGGCGTCCGAGCGTCGCGTCGAGACCATGGTCGTGGGAACGGTCCGCACGGATATAACCGCCACAGTCGCCCCCCGTGACAGTCACCGCGGCGGAGGAGCCGTATCGATGACTGTTTTTACCACAGAAGTAGTGGCATCGTCGGGCTTTTTTATGCGGTGACCTGTAGTCGCCTCCATGAGAAACGCGAAAATCGTCTGCACGCTCGGGCCGGCCTCCGACGACCGGGCGACGATTCGGGCGCTGTCCGACGCCGGGATGAGCGTCGCACGCCTGAACGCCAGCCACGGCACGCCGGAGCACCGAGAGGAAGTGATAGACCGCATCCGCACCGTCGACGAGGCCACCCCGGAACCGCTGGCCGCGATGGTCGACCTGCAGGGGCCGGAGGTCCGGACCGCGCCCATCGACGGCTCCATCCGCCTCGACACCGGGAGCGAGGTGCGCTTCGTCGAGGGCGAGGACGCGACGCCGGAGGAGGTGGGCCTCTCGTACTCTATCTCGGCCGCCGAGAGCGGCGACACCGTCCTCCTCGACGACGGTCGCATCGAGGCGACGGTCGAACGCGTCGAAGGCGACGCCGTCGTCGCGCGCATCGAGTCGGGGGGAGAACTGGGGGCGCGGAAGGGGGTCAACCTCCCGGGCGTCAAACTCGACATCGACCTCATCACGGAGGGCGACCAGCGCGAACTGGAGGTCGCCGCCGAGAAGAACGCCGACTTCGTGGCCGCCTCGTTCGTCCGCTCGGCCGAGGACGTCTACACCATCAGCGACGCCCTCGAGAACCTCGGCGCCGACATCCCCGTCGTCGCCAAGATAGAGCGCGCGGGCGCCGTCGAGAACCTCGACGAGATAATCGAGGCGTCCTACGGCGTGATGGTCGCGCGCGGCGACCTCGGCGTGGAGATGCCGCTCGAAGAGGTGCCCATCATCCAGAAGCGCATCATCCGGCGGTGTCACGCGACGGGGACGCCCGTCATCACGGCGACGGAGATGCTCGACTCGATGGTCCACTCGCGGCGCCCGACGCGCGCGGAGGCCTCGGACGTGGCCAACGCCGTCCTCGACGGCACCGACGCCGTGATGCTCTCCGGCGAGACGGCCATCGGTGACAACCCCGTGCGCGTCGTCCAGACGATGGACCGCATCGTCCGGCAGGTCGAGTCCAGCGAGGAGTACGCCGAGAACCAAGAACAGCACGTCCCCGTCGCGCAGGACGACTCGCGGACGGAGGCGCTCGCTCGCTCGGCGCGCTACCTCTCGCGGGACGTGAACGCCAGCGCCATCGTCGCCGCCTCCGAGTCGGGCTACACCGCCCGGAAGACGGCGAAGTTCCGCCCCGGCGTGCCCGTCGTCGCGACGACGCCGAACGACCGCATCCGCCGGCAGTTGACGCTCTCGTGGGGCGTCATCCCGAAGTACGCCGACTACCGCGACGGCATCGACGACATCATGGACGACGCCGTCGACGCCGCCCTCGACGCCGACGTCGCCAGTTCGGGCGACACGCTCGTCGTCCTCTCGGGGATGATGACCGAACTGGAGGGGACGAACACGACGAACATGCTGAAGGTCCACGTCGCCGCCGAAGCCGTCGCGACCGGAAGGAAGGTCGTCGGCGGCCGGGTCGCCGGACCGCTGGCCGTCTCCGACGACGGCGACCTCTCGGACGTGCCGGAGGGGGCGCTGCTGGCGCTCACCGCCGCCTTCGACGGCGAGTTCGACGGCGACGCGAAGAAACTCGGCGGCATCATCGACGCCCGTCCCGGCATGACGGGCTACCCCGCCTTGGTCGCCCGCGAACTCGACCTCCCGATGATTTCGGGCGCGCCCATCCCCGACACCGTCTCGGTCGGCACCGAAATCACCCTGCACGCCGAACGCGGCATCGTCTACGAGGGCAACGTCATCAAACACGAGTCCGACCGGAACCGGCCGGTGCGGTAGCGACGCGGAGACCGAGCGACCGCGGCGCACTCTCGGACCAGAGTGGGAGCGACGGGACAGGGAAGGCGAAGCCGAGGGCGGTAGGCCTTTGCCGGCCCGTCGCCTAGGTCGAACCGATGGACACCCGCGACGACGGCGCCGACGACCCCGACGGCCGGCGGGACGGCACCGCCGCCGACGCTGACGCTGACGTCGACCGACGCGGCGGCCCGGACCGCACGCCCCCCGACCCGAGAGCGGAGCGACCGGACGACGCCGCGGGCGCGGACCGCGCTATCGACGCGACCGACGCCCGCGACGGCGCGAACGAGGCCGAGAGCGACGAGGTGGGTATCGCGGAGGCCGTCGGCGAGGACCGCCCGCCGCTCGGACCGCTCGAACCCGGGTCGCCCACGCCCGAGAACGTCCTCTTCGTGGTGCTGGGCGCGTTGGCCACCGTCGCGCTGATCGCCACGTTGCTCTGAGCGCCGAAGCCGGCGATTCCGCCGTGCCGGGACGCCCCGGCGCTCGCTCCTGTCGGCCGCCGAGATTATCAGTTCTGAGTACTCGACCGCAGTCTTTTATGCCGGATACCGGGTAGAGGGGGTAACTGCCGCCCGATGCATCCGACACGCCCACTCGCGGCGCTGGTCGCGGCGCTCCTACTCGTCGCCGCCGCCGTCGCCCCCGCACTCGCCCTCCCGCCCGACGAGCGGACGCGGTCGGTCGCCGTCGACGCCGACGCGTCCCCCGTCTTCGCCGCCGACGCCGCCTCCGCCTCCGTCGACGGCGACCTGACCGTCACGCGCGGCGACGAGGTGACGTTCACCGTCAGCCACTCCGGCCCGGCGAACGTCACCATCGGCGAACCGGGGAGCGGGTTCCACCTCGTCGTCGCCCTCGGCGGAAGCGGCACCGACGAGGTGACCATCGACACCTACGCGTCGACGGCCGCCGACCCCGACGAGTTCGTCGACGGCGGCGACGCGACGCTTTTGTCGGAACCGCTCTCGAAGCCGCTCATGCCGTCGAAGTACCTGGTGAACGTCAGCATCGACGGCGACGAACGCGCCGTGGCGACGCTCACCGTCGAACCGCGCGGGGAGATGCGCGCGGAGTCGTTCGTCGCGCCCGCCGAGTTCGAGGTGACCGAGTACGCCGTCGGCGGCGACGGCGACGACGCGGACGTCGGTCCGCTGACGGGCGTGACGTCCGATTCGAACGTCGTCGCCGCCGGCGACTACGCCGTGATGCGCGTCGAGGAGTCGGGACTGGAGTCGGCGCTGAACGCCGAGGACCTGACCGGGGACGCGGCGTCGAACGGCGTCGAGTGGTCCGTCTCGCAGGTGTCGCCGTCGCCGAACAGCGAGACGGACGGGTTCGTCGCCGGCACCCCCGAGGCCAACGTCACCGTCCTCCCCGCCTTCGAGGACGATATCGTCTACTTCGTCTGGGACACCTCCGAAATCGTGCCGGACGAGGACCGCCCCGAGCGCAACGAGTACGAGGCGCGCCTGACGCTCACCGCGGCGAACGGACTGGTCGAGGAGGACACCGTCGTCGCCGCGACGACGTTCGAGATAGTCGAGTCGGAGGCGTCGCTCGAACCGGTGAACGACGCGACGCAGTACCCGTGGGAGAACGACACGTTCGTCGTGCGCGGGGAGACGACGCGCGCGCCGAACGCAACGCTGGAGGTGCGCCTCCGGTCGCCGCGCCCCGACGCGTTCCTCCTCATCAGCGAGGCCACCGTGGACGCGAACCGGGAGTACGAGACGACCATCGACCTCGGCGGCGCGACGCGAGGCGTGACGGCGACGCTGTGGACGGACGAGTTCTACCCGGAGACGGCCCAGGAGGTGACGCTCGTCGCCCCGAACGCGACCGTCCGGTTCGACGACCAGTCGGCCGGCGACGCCGCGGTGACGCTCGCGTTCGTCGAAGTCCCCGAGGGCGGGTTCGTCCGCGTCCACGACGCCGACGGGAACGGCGTCGGCCGCTCGGACTACCTCGCGCCGGGGCGACACGAGAACGTCAGCGCCGGCCTGTCGCTGCCGCTGTACGAGGAGCAGACGCTCCGCGCGGAACTCGTGAACGACTCGGACGGCGACGCGGCGTACTCGCGGAACGACAGCGAGTACACGCGCTCCGGGTGGGTCGTGAACGACACCGCGCGGGTCGCCTTCGAGTCGCCGCCGACCGAAACGCCGGCCGCGGCAACGGGGACGCAGACGGTCACGGCCACGCCGGCGCCGACGGCGACGCCCTACCCGGTGCTGTCGGAGACGCCGCTGGGTCCGTCCGACGGCACCTCCGAGACGGGCGTTCCGCTGTCGCCGGCCGTCGCCGTCGCGGCGATTCTGGCGGCCGCGGGGCTGTTCGCGCGCGGGACGAAGGGGGAGACCGACGAATGATGGGAACACACGACGCGGACCGACGGGAGGAGCACTGATGGAGAAACTGCCGGAACTGGAACCGGAGGCGTTCGTCTCGTTCCTGGCGGACCTGTGGGACGAGCGGGGATGGGATACCTCGGTCAAGCAGCGCCCCGACGAGACGTACTTCATCGTCGGTCAGCGCGGCGACGGCAAGCGGGGGGTCCTCTACGTCTTCCCGACGACGGAGTCGCACGTGTCGGTGCAACACCTGAAGCGGTTCGTCGGCTTCTGCCGGAAGAAGGGCGTCGACGTGGCCGTGATGGCGACGCAGGGCGCCTACGCCGGAGAGGTGAGAGAGGTCGCCGAGTCGAAGGGTATCCACCTCCTCGACCGCGAGACGCTCGCCGGAACCGTCGAAGAGGGCGGCTTCGAGCACGTCCTGCGCGCCTACGCCGGCGGGGGCGGCGAGGGACCGCTGGACCGACTGCTCGCCGCCCTGCGCTCCTACGGCGTTCCGGTCCCCGAGGCGCTTCCGTTCGACTTCGAGGCGCTTCTCGCCCGATTGCCGGTCGGCGGCGACGGGAGCGGGGACGACGCCGAGGAGGGGCGAGAGGGGTCGAACCGAAGACCGAAGAAGTCCGAGTCGAACTCCGAGACCCCGGCCGAAGCGGGCGGCGGGAAGTCCGACGCGTCCGGCGGCGCGAACGGAGACGGAGACGGAGACGGAGACGACGGCGGACGGACCATCGCGAGCGCGCTCCCCGGTCCGCTGACGGGGGTCCCGCGGCCGAACGTCGTCCTCCCGGCGGCGTTGCTCGTCCTCGTCGTCTTCCTCCTCGGGTCGGCCGTCGGTCCGGCGCTCGGACTCCCGGCCATCGGCGCGGGCGCGGCCGGCGGCGAGGGCGACCTCGCGGTCTCGGCGCTCTCGACGGCCGGGGCGAACGCGACGGCGGAGGTGCGGTGGAACGCGCGGACGGCCGACTCGCTGACCGTCAACGGGACGGCGTACGACGCGCCGCCGAACGAGACGTTCGTCCTCGTGCGGATGAACGTGAGCAACGTCGGGGAGACGCCGCTGTCGATGGACGAATCGTCGCTGGCGCTGGAAGTCGCGGGCGAGCGGTACGGATACCAGCCGCTGGACGGCGTCGTCGGCTTCGATCAGGGCGGACTGTTCGCCCCGGACGACCCGCGCGAGGTGTGGGTCGTCTTCTCCGTCCCCGACGACGCCGAGAGCGCGACGCTGGTGCTCCGCGGCGACGAGTCCGTCCGGTTCGTCCGCGACGGCGCCGTCGAGGCCGAGGCGACGTCACCCCGGCGTGACGGCCGTGCGGCGTGACAACGCTTAATCGACCCCCTTCCCTAGGTCCCCGTATGCTCCGGTCGCCGCTCACGGCGTTCCTCCAGCCCCTCATCCCGCCAGAGCTTCTGCCGTACCTGCTCGTCGTCGCGGGCGTCGGCGTCTCCCTCGCGGAGGCGCTGGCGCCGGGGGCACACCTCGTCGTCCTCGGCGTGGCGCTGCTGGCCGCCGGGTTGGTCGGCCTCCTCCTCGGTCCGGCCGCCGGCCCCGTCGTCCTCGGCGTCCTCGTGCTCCTGTTCGGCGCCCTCGCGCTGTACGGCTATCGCGAACTCGACATCTACGGCGGCAAGGGAAGCGGGAAGACGAGCGACTCCGCGTCGCTCCGCGGGCGGACCGCGCGCGTCACGGAGCGCGTGACGCCGACGGAGGGAGAGGTGAAACTGGACGAGGGCGGCGGCTTCAACCCCTACTACGCGGCCCGGTCGGTGAGCGGCGAGATTCCCGAGGGCAGCGAGGTCATCGTCGTCGACCCCGGCGGCGGCAACGTCATCACCGTCGAATCGCTCGACGACGCGTTGGACGACATCGACCGCGAACTCGAACGGGAGCGCCGACGGCGGGAGAACTGGGACGGGGGAGACGGCGAACGGCGCGGGGATGCGACCGAGACAGAGACGGAAACCGAAACCGAACGCGCCTGAATGCGCCGCGGAGGCGCGACGCGGACGGCGTCCGCCGGTTGTCACGTGCGAAGCCTTATTTGACCAACACACTAACCCCCGACTATGGTAGT
This Halogeometricum sp. S3BR5-2 DNA region includes the following protein-coding sequences:
- a CDS encoding cytochrome bc complex cytochrome b subunit; amino-acid sequence: MVSTRRSDAGGGDETTSGDGRRADSAALRGDGGGIVAPDDETPTWRERKARTVGLSRLTYEYFERSRYEDQTLRGESDYVERDVLAFPTWPHETVRNLSIVSFFTGMVLFLSATLPPHIGAPANPSTTPVIILPDWYLYWSFGLLKLGPLNPELAVLDGQKLMADRTYGVLANVVIVGFIAIVPFLNKGSARRPVEQPFWAAVGVAGVVFAFTISVLAVQNLYPGNVDLLFDLTFLAPVVFGFITYAVLRTMRQGYMYDLNRRYYRLRPPR
- the pyk gene encoding pyruvate kinase; this encodes MRNAKIVCTLGPASDDRATIRALSDAGMSVARLNASHGTPEHREEVIDRIRTVDEATPEPLAAMVDLQGPEVRTAPIDGSIRLDTGSEVRFVEGEDATPEEVGLSYSISAAESGDTVLLDDGRIEATVERVEGDAVVARIESGGELGARKGVNLPGVKLDIDLITEGDQRELEVAAEKNADFVAASFVRSAEDVYTISDALENLGADIPVVAKIERAGAVENLDEIIEASYGVMVARGDLGVEMPLEEVPIIQKRIIRRCHATGTPVITATEMLDSMVHSRRPTRAEASDVANAVLDGTDAVMLSGETAIGDNPVRVVQTMDRIVRQVESSEEYAENQEQHVPVAQDDSRTEALARSARYLSRDVNASAIVAASESGYTARKTAKFRPGVPVVATTPNDRIRRQLTLSWGVIPKYADYRDGIDDIMDDAVDAALDADVASSGDTLVVLSGMMTELEGTNTTNMLKVHVAAEAVATGRKVVGGRVAGPLAVSDDGDLSDVPEGALLALTAAFDGEFDGDAKKLGGIIDARPGMTGYPALVARELDLPMISGAPIPDTVSVGTEITLHAERGIVYEGNVIKHESDRNRPVR
- a CDS encoding DUF7312 domain-containing protein — encoded protein: MDTRDDGADDPDGRRDGTAADADADVDRRGGPDRTPPDPRAERPDDAAGADRAIDATDARDGANEAESDEVGIAEAVGEDRPPLGPLEPGSPTPENVLFVVLGALATVALIATLL
- a CDS encoding DUF7282 domain-containing protein, with the translated sequence MHPTRPLAALVAALLLVAAAVAPALALPPDERTRSVAVDADASPVFAADAASASVDGDLTVTRGDEVTFTVSHSGPANVTIGEPGSGFHLVVALGGSGTDEVTIDTYASTAADPDEFVDGGDATLLSEPLSKPLMPSKYLVNVSIDGDERAVATLTVEPRGEMRAESFVAPAEFEVTEYAVGGDGDDADVGPLTGVTSDSNVVAAGDYAVMRVEESGLESALNAEDLTGDAASNGVEWSVSQVSPSPNSETDGFVAGTPEANVTVLPAFEDDIVYFVWDTSEIVPDEDRPERNEYEARLTLTAANGLVEEDTVVAATTFEIVESEASLEPVNDATQYPWENDTFVVRGETTRAPNATLEVRLRSPRPDAFLLISEATVDANREYETTIDLGGATRGVTATLWTDEFYPETAQEVTLVAPNATVRFDDQSAGDAAVTLAFVEVPEGGFVRVHDADGNGVGRSDYLAPGRHENVSAGLSLPLYEEQTLRAELVNDSDGDAAYSRNDSEYTRSGWVVNDTARVAFESPPTETPAAATGTQTVTATPAPTATPYPVLSETPLGPSDGTSETGVPLSPAVAVAAILAAAGLFARGTKGETDE
- a CDS encoding restriction endonuclease, which produces MEKLPELEPEAFVSFLADLWDERGWDTSVKQRPDETYFIVGQRGDGKRGVLYVFPTTESHVSVQHLKRFVGFCRKKGVDVAVMATQGAYAGEVREVAESKGIHLLDRETLAGTVEEGGFEHVLRAYAGGGGEGPLDRLLAALRSYGVPVPEALPFDFEALLARLPVGGDGSGDDAEEGREGSNRRPKKSESNSETPAEAGGGKSDASGGANGDGDGDGDDGGRTIASALPGPLTGVPRPNVVLPAALLVLVVFLLGSAVGPALGLPAIGAGAAGGEGDLAVSALSTAGANATAEVRWNARTADSLTVNGTAYDAPPNETFVLVRMNVSNVGETPLSMDESSLALEVAGERYGYQPLDGVVGFDQGGLFAPDDPREVWVVFSVPDDAESATLVLRGDESVRFVRDGAVEAEATSPRRDGRAA
- a CDS encoding NfeD family protein — its product is MLRSPLTAFLQPLIPPELLPYLLVVAGVGVSLAEALAPGAHLVVLGVALLAAGLVGLLLGPAAGPVVLGVLVLLFGALALYGYRELDIYGGKGSGKTSDSASLRGRTARVTERVTPTEGEVKLDEGGGFNPYYAARSVSGEIPEGSEVIVVDPGGGNVITVESLDDALDDIDRELERERRRRENWDGGDGERRGDATETETETETERA